From Halotia branconii CENA392, the proteins below share one genomic window:
- a CDS encoding alkaline phosphatase family protein, which translates to MQKTVVLNVVGLTPSLLNKHTPFLSSWAKQAQIASITPVLPAVTCTAQATYLTGKLPSEHGIVANGWYFRDECEIKFWRQSNKLVQTPKVWEMAKALDPNFTCANLFWWYNMYSSVDYAVTPRPMYPADGKKIPDIYTQPGNLRSQLQAELGQFPLFNFWGPNTSIRATQWIADAAKWIEERHNPTLSLVYLPHLDYCLQKFGPDVEKVAEDLQAIDAVCSDLIQYYENRGAEVIVLSEYGITSVSQPIHLNRMLREQGLLTVREELGRELLDAGASKAFAVADHQLAHIYVNDPFYIPKVRSLLEETQGVAYILDDTKKSAYGLAHSRSGELIAVAQPDAWFTYYYWLDDRRAPDFANTVDIHRKPGYDPVELFLNSKIKLPQVKVGLKLLQKQLGFRYLMDVIPLDASLVRGSHGCFPLSPAEGPLLISNQAHLLDNDSIQASDVCQLILGHLIKSA; encoded by the coding sequence ATGCAAAAAACTGTTGTTCTCAACGTAGTCGGCTTAACACCCAGCCTTTTAAATAAACACACACCCTTCCTTTCTAGCTGGGCAAAACAAGCACAAATCGCTTCCATTACACCCGTATTACCTGCTGTTACCTGCACAGCCCAAGCAACTTATCTTACCGGAAAATTACCCAGCGAACATGGAATTGTCGCCAATGGTTGGTACTTTCGAGACGAATGTGAAATTAAATTTTGGCGACAGTCCAATAAACTTGTCCAGACTCCCAAAGTGTGGGAAATGGCGAAAGCGTTAGATCCCAACTTTACCTGCGCCAACTTGTTTTGGTGGTACAATATGTACTCATCGGTAGACTATGCAGTTACTCCACGACCGATGTATCCTGCCGATGGCAAGAAAATTCCTGATATTTATACGCAACCGGGGAATTTGCGATCGCAATTACAAGCCGAACTTGGTCAATTTCCTTTATTCAATTTTTGGGGGCCTAACACATCTATTCGTGCTACCCAATGGATTGCAGATGCAGCTAAGTGGATTGAAGAACGCCATAACCCCACGTTGTCATTAGTTTATTTACCCCATCTTGACTACTGCTTACAAAAATTTGGCCCTGATGTAGAGAAAGTAGCTGAAGATTTACAAGCAATTGATGCGGTTTGTAGTGACTTGATTCAATATTACGAAAATCGCGGCGCTGAAGTTATTGTTTTATCTGAATATGGAATTACATCAGTATCGCAACCGATTCACCTCAATCGGATGTTGCGAGAACAAGGCTTACTAACAGTACGCGAAGAACTAGGACGAGAATTACTAGATGCTGGTGCAAGTAAAGCTTTTGCTGTCGCGGATCATCAACTTGCCCATATTTATGTCAACGATCCTTTTTATATCCCCAAAGTGCGATCGCTTTTAGAAGAAACTCAGGGAGTTGCCTATATTTTAGATGATACCAAAAAATCAGCTTATGGTTTAGCTCATTCTAGATCGGGAGAATTAATCGCAGTCGCTCAACCTGATGCTTGGTTTACTTATTATTATTGGCTTGATGATCGTCGCGCCCCTGATTTTGCCAATACTGTCGATATTCATCGCAAACCCGGTTATGATCCTGTAGAACTTTTTCTTAATTCCAAAATAAAACTTCCTCAAGTCAAAGTTGGACTCAAGCTTTTACAGAAACAGTTAGGGTTTCGCTATTTGATGGATGTCATTCCTTTAGATGCTTCTTTAGTGCGTGGTTCTCACGGTTGTTTTCCGCTTTCTCCTGCTGAGGGACCGTTATTGATTAGCAATCAAGCTCACTTGTTGGACAATGATTCAATACAAGCAAGTGATGTTTGTCAATTAATTTTGGGACATTTAATTAAATCGGCTTAG
- a CDS encoding DsbA family oxidoreductase, translating to MLIDIFHDTVCPWCRIGKKHLFDALAQWQSEAVKINWHPFLLDDSVPACGYEFRSFMQRRKGIGVKELRYMFDYAQRAGEAAGVKLAFEKVRLAVNTKLSHRLIALAPINLKNDVVEAIYQAYFEDGLNIGDIHVLVAIGTAYKMDAVELRSQLNNDTKIQAIVAESNLVRSHGITSVPFFIINNKIKISGSHSVEGFLQALNSAALQDITR from the coding sequence ATGTTAATCGATATTTTTCATGATACCGTTTGCCCTTGGTGTCGAATTGGGAAAAAGCATCTTTTTGATGCATTAGCACAATGGCAATCAGAAGCAGTAAAAATTAACTGGCATCCTTTTCTTCTCGATGATAGCGTTCCTGCTTGTGGGTATGAATTTCGTAGCTTTATGCAAAGAAGAAAAGGTATTGGAGTCAAAGAACTCCGGTATATGTTTGACTATGCACAACGAGCCGGAGAGGCTGCTGGAGTTAAGTTAGCTTTTGAGAAAGTCCGTTTGGCTGTTAATACTAAACTTTCTCATCGATTAATTGCTTTAGCACCAATAAATCTTAAAAATGATGTTGTGGAAGCAATTTATCAAGCTTATTTTGAAGATGGTTTGAATATTGGAGATATTCATGTTTTAGTTGCCATTGGTACAGCCTATAAAATGGATGCTGTGGAATTACGATCGCAGTTAAACAATGATACTAAAATTCAGGCAATTGTAGCTGAATCAAACTTAGTGCGATCGCATGGTATTACTAGTGTGCCATTCTTCATAATCAACAACAAAATCAAAATAAGTGGTTCTCACTCTGTTGAGGGTTTTCTCCAAGCTTTAAATAGTGCTGCACTTCAGGATATAACCAGATGA
- the eboE gene encoding metabolite traffic protein EboE — protein MKVGINNNFHLTYCTNIHPGEEWEQVFTNLKQYIPPLKARLAARKSFGIGLRLAEVAARELLEGNALGELQLWLQEEDLYVFTLNGFPYGRFHREVVKDQVYAPDWSQQERLDYTLQLTNILAALLPNETEGSISTLPLSYKPWYKGNQLVQAYVMDSSSLHIAQVVARMIYIYAEQGKLLHLDLEPEPDGLIENAAEVIDYFQMHLLPIGGAYLAKHLGISQVAAENHLLNHVRVCYDTCHFAVEYENPVAVFQQFQAAGIQVGKIQISAALQVKIPENAEQRHQLTERLNPFAESTYLHQVIARDIYGRSRHYSDLETALPNLKNTIDREWRIHFHVPLFIRDYPLLQSTQDDIITVLNLLKNRQTCTHLEIETYTWEVLPEDMKLDLSASIKREYEWVLSKLLTKSLVTSN, from the coding sequence ATGAAGGTTGGAATTAATAATAATTTTCATTTGACTTATTGTACTAATATTCATCCTGGGGAAGAGTGGGAACAAGTTTTTACTAATTTAAAGCAGTATATTCCACCTCTTAAAGCACGATTAGCAGCAAGGAAGTCTTTCGGGATTGGGTTACGTTTAGCGGAAGTAGCAGCTAGGGAGTTGTTAGAGGGAAATGCTTTAGGTGAGTTGCAATTGTGGTTGCAGGAAGAAGATTTATATGTGTTTACTTTGAATGGTTTTCCCTATGGACGATTTCATCGGGAAGTGGTGAAAGACCAAGTTTATGCGCCGGATTGGTCACAGCAGGAGCGATTGGATTACACTTTACAATTAACCAATATTTTGGCGGCGTTATTACCAAATGAAACTGAAGGTAGTATTTCTACATTGCCGTTATCTTATAAACCTTGGTACAAGGGTAATCAACTTGTTCAAGCATACGTTATGGATAGCTCTAGTCTCCACATAGCGCAGGTTGTGGCTCGGATGATTTATATTTATGCTGAACAAGGAAAACTCCTACACCTGGATTTGGAACCTGAACCAGATGGATTAATTGAAAATGCTGCCGAAGTCATTGATTATTTCCAAATGCATTTATTACCTATTGGTGGGGCTTATTTAGCAAAACATTTAGGGATTTCGCAAGTCGCCGCTGAAAATCATTTATTAAACCATGTGCGTGTTTGTTACGACACTTGTCATTTCGCTGTTGAATATGAAAATCCTGTTGCAGTTTTTCAACAATTTCAAGCAGCGGGGATTCAAGTTGGTAAAATTCAAATTAGTGCTGCATTGCAGGTGAAAATACCAGAAAATGCTGAACAACGCCATCAGCTAACAGAACGATTAAATCCTTTTGCAGAATCAACATATTTACATCAAGTAATTGCTCGTGATATATATGGGCGATCGCGTCATTATTCAGACTTAGAAACTGCTTTACCCAACCTCAAAAATACCATAGATCGTGAGTGGCGGATTCACTTTCATGTTCCGCTATTTATCCGCGATTACCCACTATTGCAGTCTACCCAAGATGACATTATTACCGTATTGAATCTCCTCAAAAATCGTCAAACTTGCACTCATCTAGAAATTGAAACTTACACCTGGGAAGTCTTACCAGAAGACATGAAACTCGATTTATCAGCATCAATAAAACGCGAGTACGAATGGGTGCTATCAAAATTGTTAACAAAATCCTTAGTCACTAGTAACTAA
- a CDS encoding 3-dehydroquinate synthase: protein MILDIRQKQTFNLKPIYQRVAVSFNYEVCFTHNLFELKNPTLAQVITADGERKPKKVLAIVDAGLLTFCPDLIKQLTAYSKFYAEVLTLPIEPIIVPGGEAAKNDPNLVEQIHQQIETVGLCRHSYILAIGGGAVLDLVGYAAATAHRGIRLIRVPTTVLAQNDSGVGVKNGINAYGKKNFLGTFAPPYAVINDFSFLTTLSDRDWRSGIAEALKVALIKDASFFDFIHSHSAALVRRDMDVMQQVIYRCAQLHLEHIANSGDAFEMGSSRPLDFGHWAAHKLEHLTNYSLRHGEAVAIGIALDSTYSYLLGLLDGSEWRQILHTLSVLGFTLYLPELADFQKVFEGLSEFQEHLGGELTLTLLEGVGKGVEVHEVDLSLYGEAILLLGSE, encoded by the coding sequence ATGATATTAGACATCAGACAAAAACAAACATTTAATCTCAAACCAATTTATCAACGTGTTGCAGTTAGTTTCAACTATGAAGTTTGCTTTACTCATAATCTATTTGAGTTGAAAAATCCCACATTGGCACAAGTAATTACAGCCGATGGAGAGCGAAAGCCAAAAAAGGTATTAGCAATAGTCGATGCAGGGTTGTTAACGTTTTGTCCTGATTTAATCAAACAATTAACAGCTTATAGCAAGTTTTATGCAGAAGTACTCACACTGCCTATAGAACCAATCATAGTTCCAGGTGGTGAGGCTGCGAAAAATGATCCCAATTTGGTAGAACAAATCCATCAACAAATTGAAACCGTTGGATTATGTCGCCACTCTTATATATTGGCGATTGGTGGCGGGGCTGTATTAGATTTGGTAGGATATGCAGCCGCAACTGCTCATCGAGGGATTCGTCTGATTCGAGTTCCGACGACAGTGTTAGCACAAAATGATTCCGGGGTGGGAGTCAAAAATGGTATTAATGCCTATGGTAAAAAGAATTTTCTTGGTACATTTGCCCCACCTTATGCAGTAATTAATGATTTTAGCTTCTTGACAACTCTCAGCGATCGCGATTGGCGTTCTGGGATTGCAGAGGCGTTGAAAGTAGCGCTCATTAAGGATGCTAGCTTTTTTGATTTTATTCACAGCCATAGCGCCGCCCTTGTGCGTCGAGATATGGATGTGATGCAACAAGTGATTTATCGTTGCGCCCAACTACATCTAGAACATATCGCTAATAGTGGCGATGCTTTTGAAATGGGTTCGTCCCGTCCCTTGGATTTTGGCCATTGGGCGGCGCATAAATTAGAGCATTTGACGAATTATAGTTTACGTCATGGCGAAGCAGTGGCGATCGGCATTGCTTTGGATAGTACTTATTCTTATCTTTTAGGGCTACTTGATGGCTCGGAGTGGCGACAAATATTGCATACGCTGTCAGTGTTGGGTTTTACTTTGTATTTGCCAGAGTTGGCAGATTTTCAGAAAGTGTTTGAGGGGTTATCTGAGTTTCAAGAGCATTTGGGGGGTGAGTTAACTTTGACGTTGTTGGAGGGTGTTGGGAAGGGTGTTGAGGTGCATGAGGTGGATTTGAGTTTGTATGGGGAAGCTATTTTGTTGTTGGGGAGCGAATGA